TGCCTTTTTACCCGCCGCTcccgggtgtacagacacccgcgtgcatgcgccggtgTCCTGGGAACCAGCCAGCGGCGAAGCGGAAAAAGCACGCGTAAATTCCAAGCCTGACAGCGTAggttccgctcttcttcgcccgctcctttcgccttttccctttccgcaTCGGTGGCTTTtacgcgtctcttcctctcggtaTCAGGTTCCTCTCTCTAGCGCGGCTGGCCTCCTCGATCCGACCCTCCTCGCGTTAGgagcctgtctctcttctcgctccttttGCAACTGTGAGGAACGGGAGCGAAACGCCTCTGTGCGCGTGCTGGTTCAAAGTGCGCGAGTTCGGCCCAGAGAGTTCTCTTggctccgttctctctttctgtttttcgaGGACTAAAACACTTTGTGTCCTGCATCGGTCCCTGcctttttttgtctcgcggGTCTCCGAACTCTTTCCACAGAGAAGCCCTCCCCGCTCAAAGAAGCTGACCTAAACAGTTTGGCAGAGATGACGCATCTTTGAATCGACTGTCTAGCCTTCCGGAATGCGCAGTTCTTCCGACTTCCCCAACATCAACAGAGACTGCGACTCGATGCACACATAAGCGCGTACTCCTCgctacacacatgcacatgcctGACTCCCAATGTGTATTGATGTCCATAGCACTTCAGTCGTGCGTTTTCGTAGAcaccgtttcctctcggctcgctctttcttctcgcttcggatttttcaccttctctcgtcctgcgtctcctttggcgacttttgcttctctcccaTGGCGTCGACAGCCTCACGGCAGAGCCGCAGTGCTGCAGGACTTGCGGGCTGAGAACCAGGGCGGTCCCGTCGTGGTGCGTTTGATTTCGTTTGGAGACaacgagaaaagcgacgtcagatttttgtctctctctcactgttcctctccctctttcccttttctttgctccctcgcgtttccttgttGATTTCTCCACTCTCCGAGAGCGTCCGTGACGCCGCCCCTCGCTTCCGCTGACAACCTTTTTttcggcggcgtctccgttgcCTGTGCTTCGCAACCTTTTTCGAAAATGGATGAACTTATTCCAGTTGTGAATCGCCTGCAGGATGTactcgtttctctcggggCGTCGTCAGCGGGCCCTGTCTTGGACCTGCCCCAAATCGCCGTCGTTGGCGCTCAGAGCGTCGGAAAATCTTCGGTTCTCGAGGCTCTCGTCGGTAGAAGTTTCCTTCCTCGAGGCACTGGAATCGTCACGAGACGCCCGCTCATTCTCCAGGTGCCAAGCCGCCTCGAAGCCGCACCGCTCGTCTGCAGACGACCTACCACTTTTTTTCACTGCAGACATACCAAATCTCTCTcacgcacatatatatctctttatgtatatatatatatatatgtacgtatatttatgtatatttatgtatatgggTGCTTCCTTTGCAGAACACACACGTGGAAATTCACGTATGCCTCCCTGGtgtagacatatatatatatatatatatatatatatgccagTGAGACAGTGGAGtttgtttccgtctcttttgctctttctctccggctcCTCACCGAGGGCCTCTGtgttgtttctttctcgtgtgcctctgaggggagacgcgcagcgaTGCGGGCTGTGTGGTCTGCTTTTCAGCTGCAAAATGCGAAGGACATCCCTGAAGAGTATGGCGAGTTTCTGCACTGCCCGTCGCACAAATTCACCGACTTTGATGAAATCCGGAAGGaaatcgagagagaaaccgagcgCGTgggcggaaagaagaacatttcgccgtctccaatCGTCCTCAAGATCTCCTCACCTCACGTCATTGATCTCACTCTCGTCGATCTCCCCGGAATCACCAAAGTGCCTGTCGGGGACCAGCCCACAGACATCGAGGTCCGACACAGACGCCAAATCTCAGTATCGCGCAGGCCTCTCCatgtatatgcgtgtacATACGCATTTATATACAAATATAATATACAAATATCTAGCCGTATATGCATTCCCCATTTGCTGGTCTCTGGTTCACTCTCCGCCACTCAAATCTCaaacgcatatacatatatgcaggtgtatatgtatgtgtgtgtgcacgcaTATGGGGAATTCATATCTCGGAGTTTCGGGTTTCGCGTTCGGAAGCTTTGGtgcgccgcgcgcgttttTCGGGTGGTGACCTTCTTTTGCGAAAGTCTGTCGCTCCGCTCGCCTCAGGCTCAAATTCGAAGAATCGTTTTCCAGTTCATTTCCGAGCCGTCGACAATCATCCTCGCCGTCACGGCCGCAAACACAGACATCGCCAACTCAGACAGGTGCGCAGGCCGGGCCAGCCTGACAActctgtttattcgatttgagttataCAGTTCTGGATCGCGTATCATTTGTACAGAGACAATATCTACTTATAATGTGAACACAGGCGgaaacagaagcgagaggagagtgGAAAAACtaagcagagaagacgagaaaaccaCGAGACACGAGCACTGAGGGAAGGGACACGTCGAgatatctctctctatatctgtgcatctctttgtctctctctgtatctaTCGCTATCTATCTGTTTCTCTCTACCTCTCTACCTATGTACCtgcatctatctatctatctacctaccTATCCACCTACATCTATCTATTCgcatctatctatatctatccaCATCTATCTCTATGCGTACATTTGCATTGGTGGTTTTCCGGCGAGTGGCTATTTTGCTTTTTTGAACAAGCACATGCTTGTGCGTCTCCCCTGCAGATAGGCAGTCGTATGTGCACATTCATCCATATATTTGGTATCTCAGTGTGGATGTGTTAGTGATGTGTAGGATGCTTACGTATACATGTCGAGGACCGTATTGACGGCTGTTGCTTAGAGAcaaactggagagagacttGCGTCTCCAAGAGGCAATCTGCGCTTGGTTTTTAGTTTGAAAAttgcgagagaagccgaccCTGAAGGCGTTCGGACTGTGGGCGTCGTGACGAAGGTCGACACCCTGGAGGAGGGCGCAGATTGCAGCGAGGTGTTGAGGAACAGAATCATTCCTCTCAAGAGAGGGTaagaaaacgacgaaaatgcggaagagacgagggggAACGGGGCGGAAGGAGCAACGAAGAAGTGAAGAGGACAAAGTGTCAGCAGCAGCGAGGGGTGAGTgaacggcgagggagagtTGGAGATGGGCAAGATTCACGCCgcacgggaaaaaagacgaccTCGCTCCCTTTTCACCAAGCCCTCAAACGCCCTCCCCATTTTGTATATCGGCGctcgtctcccgtttccaTTCTCGCCATGCCTTCTGCCGGTATATTAAACCTCCGTCCTTCcgcttgttctccctctcgttctcccgcctgttctctctctcccttcttttccttggTCTTGGCCTGCCTCACAGGTGCCGTTGCCCCGCTGCGCTCGTCCAGCTGAGGGGTTGCGTGtccccgtctcctgcctgtTTTGTGGCTTTTCGTTTTTTAcaagaaggcgcgcgcgcgtcctgGACACTCGTGCGGTTGGGATGCGGTTGTGCGCTCGCTTCCTGCATGATGTTCTACTCccattcctcttctctgcagctaCGTGGGTGTCGTGTGTCGAGGCCAGCGCCACACAGCGGAGAAGATGTCGATCCGGGAGGGTCTGAAGGAAGAGGAgtccttctttcgctctcacCCCGCATATAGGGCGATTGCGAGCAAGCAAGGAATTCCGTTTTTGGCCAAGTTGTTAAATCAAGTGAGGAATGACGCGAGAAAGCGCCCCAAAgtcgcagaagacgcagctgctTTGCCGTCGCTCGGTTTTCTTTGCTTTCGAGCGTCGTGGTTTTCTCGTGTGAAGCCGAATgacaaagggaaagaaggcggcggagtCTTGTTTTCACTTACTTTGTCCCCAAAGCCGGTTTTTTTCGTTAACTGGAGTGACAGGTAGCGCGGCGACGTTCAGAGCTTCCGGTTGTCTTTCCAGAGTTACCTTCGACTCTGTATTTTTCTCTTTCTAACCTGCACCGAAAACTTCCACGAAAGAAAACTCGTTCGTGTACAAGGCTCGCCCGTCCACTCAACGTGTGCGTGCCCAACGAGGTAGATGCGCCAATCGACGGAGTCTTCTCATACATCACCTTCTCTGCGTAAATCTATTTATATACACACAGCTGGTGTAACTTTCTATCTGTCTATGTAGCAGCGGGGAAGGGTTTTTATTTTGAGACGGGAAATCGGTTTGTGTtcagtttctttctctttcctgttgcAGATGTTGATGAAGCACATCCGCGAGGCGCTCCCAGAGCTGAGAAGCCGCatttcccgtcttctgcaaaagacggaggcggagcTCGCCACTTACGGCGACCCGCTtctcgaggcgaaggcgaatCCAGGCGCTCTTCTGCTgcatttcttctcgcgaTTTGCGAGGAACTTCCAGGTagcttcgcctctcttcatctccaCTTCGATCTGCACTCGTCCTCGCTAGAGCGCATGCACCTTCATCCGTCTACGCAtctatacatgtatatatgcatgtatatatacatgtatagaTATCTACTTAtctatacatgtatgtatgtgtgttgACGTATCCGTAGATGTGAGAATTTATTGAGGGATGCAGTACCGCTCTGTCGCggtgtgcgtgcgtgtgtagatgtagatgcatgcatacgcgTCGATGGCACTATTTGCAGATGCACACATGTCACTTGCCGTGTGTTTCGCTTTAGTCCCGTCGGCAGTTCGTGATTCGATTTCGCTTCAGACTGCCGGGCGTTTTGTGTTGCGGCGTTCTTCCGCGCTTCCCGAGTTGCGGGGGGGCGGTTCCTCTTGgactcgccttcgtttctcctgaAATTTTTTTTGGTCTTCAGGACGCAATCGAGGGAAAACTGCAGGCACACCAGTCCTCGGAGCACCTCATGGGCGGGGCAAGGATCAACTTCATCTTCCACGACTGGTACAGGTTCGTCACGACACGGCTTCACTGCTGGCGAAACTATCCGGGACAAGGCCGccatctctatctatctatatctctatctatctatctatctatctatctatctatctatctatctatctatctatctatctatctctatctatctatctatctatctatctatctatctatctatctatctatctatatccatctatatctatatctatatatatatctctatatatctatctatctatatctatctatatctatctatatctatctatatctatctatatctatatctatatctatatctatctatgtgcatgtatatgtattcaCATAACTGTGCCGATatctatatgcatgtgtgaatggagacgcatgcatgttGTGCGCGTTTGTGTGGGATATTTCGACTTGTCACGAAtgcctctctgcagtcgAGCGCTGGCCGAGTTCGATCCTCTCGAAGGCCTCTCGGACCACGAGATTCGCACGGCGATTCGGTGAGCGGGACCGAGACAGCATGCGAGAAGGAGGCAGCatgggagacagagagaaataagagaggagagagaaggaagatggCGCGCAGGAAAGCGATACAGAGGAAATCAGAGCAGATAGAAGGACgagcagagacaaacagaggCGATCGAAACGAAGACGGTTACCACATGAAACCTGCCGCCGCGATGAAGAGGCCTCGCCGCGGATGATGACCGCTTaaaaaggcgacaaagagacaagagcgaCTGGCGAGAACTGAGAAGGGTTCTTTGAGGCCATACGCCAtgtgtcgcttttctctctgtgcgttctTCTTGTTGACCACGTGCACGTCAGTCTACTTGCGTTTCCACTGCACCCATTTAGATGCAATTCTTGCATGTGATACATGCGATCTACACATCCCCCAAGCCGCCTGTAACAGACGAACCGGATTCTActgcccctctctctcaacGCAGTCGCAACTCCTCCCAAGCTCCCATATgcgtatataaatatatatgtatatatatgtatatctatatatatgtttatacaTGCTTGTACACAGATTTGTATGTGTTTTTTGCTTGCATTTGAATCTGTTTTTCGCGGCGCAGAAATGCGACAGGTCCGAAGGCGGCGCTGTTTGTTCCCGAGGGAGCCTTTGAGATCCTCGTGCGGCGCCAAATTCAGCAACTCGAAACTCCCTCTCTGCAATGTGTGGAGCAAGTAAGAagaccagagagacgcatgcgtttACCTCTAGAGACGTTCCTATCTGGACACAAGATGTTTGTGTGTCCGTCGTTTTAGGGAGAACGAGAtagacggaagaagagagggcggATGCTTTTGGGGTACATGTCGAGatgggagacgagaggcgaaggactcctgtctttgtcttttttcatGCAAGACGCAGGTGTGCGCACAGgctgcgagagacgaaggcaagcgagaaggagggcGCGCGTCTTTTATGTGTTTGCTCTCCTCTGAGGCTGCGACGTGTGTCTTTTCTGGGTTTTTTCAGGTCT
The sequence above is a segment of the Neospora caninum Liverpool complete genome, chromosome IX genome. Coding sequences within it:
- a CDS encoding strain CBS138 chromosome D complete sequence,related, which translates into the protein MDELIPVVNRLQDVLVSLGASSAGPVLDLPQIAVVGAQSVGKSSVLEALVGRSFLPRGTGIVTRRPLILQLQNAKDIPEEYGEFLHCPSHKFTDFDEIRKEIERETERVGGKKNISPSPIVLKISSPHVIDLTLVDLPGITKVPVGDQPTDIEAQIRRIVFQFISEPSTIILAVTAANTDIANSDSLKIAREADPEGVRTVGVVTKVDTLEEGADCSEVLRNRIIPLKRGYVGVVCRGQRHTAEKMSIREGLKEEESFFRSHPAYRAIASKQGIPFLAKLLNQMLMKHIREALPELRSRISRLLQKTEAELATYGDPLLEAKANPGALLLHFFSRFARNFQDAIEGKLQAHQSSEHLMGGARINFIFHDWYSRALAEFDPLEGLSDHEIRTAIRNATGPKAALFVPEGAFEILVRRQIQQLETPSLQCVEQVYEELQKIVEKCELPEMARFSSLRERVMDVVRGVLRRCLAPTNQMIHNIIQIELAYINTNHPDFMNNRFGPSSGRESPSLAPSHRRRPSAETRQPSRSHSGGSGMGISVFAPESGSNSAAAPGPPPSPLLTPPPLLSQANQIAAAAADPPTDQIGCGISLPQVPSIVAPSDVPSEREQIETDLIKSLIWSYFQIVRKNVSDAVPKSIMYFMVNTAKDVLQRELVAQLYREELFGELMKEADDVAERRMQCKQLLRSLRAAGEVISHIRDFSLSDGASFASDCR